One stretch of Halapricum desulfuricans DNA includes these proteins:
- a CDS encoding PAS domain-containing sensor histidine kinase encodes MADVRQLLVVDSLSVSIGELASELPDVAIQAVDVDDLPVQLCRSTVHALLVPGDLARADPENIVHAVSGLFPSLPIVVVDPDGAGPDAADSESATVLAADSVATAAVVDTVRDALEAGSDSDAARPPSRPETLLAAMLEGFPAHIYAKDLDARHLLASDEMFAPGDLLGLTDMETLSGDECYDEANYIDDQRVIEEGEPILNTDEYADSPGLFLRTSKVPWWDASGDILGLVGITQDVTEYREQKERLRRQNRRLRKVALMTAHELRNELQIATGHLSQIDSDSEHLAAASTSVEHVAGIVDKIVSLATRNEREHETDTLWLSALVRDVWETVSTPESTLSIESDRRLVGDRDATQLLLELLVDNAVVHAGPGVTVDVGETESGFFVADDGPGIDFDPPRQVLQAAVTSADGESGFGLYIAQQIADEQGWRIAVSDSETGGARIDVVGVERP; translated from the coding sequence ATGGCTGACGTTCGGCAACTCCTCGTCGTCGACAGTCTCTCGGTGTCGATCGGAGAGCTCGCGTCAGAACTCCCCGACGTCGCGATCCAGGCGGTCGACGTCGACGACTTGCCGGTCCAGCTCTGCCGTTCGACGGTCCACGCATTGCTCGTCCCTGGTGATCTGGCGCGGGCCGATCCCGAGAACATCGTCCACGCGGTCTCCGGGCTGTTCCCGTCGCTACCGATCGTCGTAGTCGACCCCGACGGCGCTGGTCCCGACGCTGCTGACAGCGAGAGTGCGACCGTCCTGGCTGCGGACTCGGTCGCCACTGCCGCGGTCGTCGACACAGTCCGGGACGCGCTCGAAGCGGGGAGCGACTCCGACGCTGCACGGCCGCCGTCACGACCCGAGACGCTGCTGGCGGCGATGCTCGAGGGGTTCCCGGCACACATCTACGCAAAGGACCTCGACGCCCGGCACCTGCTGGCCAGCGACGAGATGTTCGCACCCGGCGACCTGCTCGGACTCACCGACATGGAGACGCTCTCGGGCGACGAGTGTTACGACGAAGCCAACTACATCGACGACCAGCGGGTGATCGAGGAGGGCGAACCGATCCTGAACACCGACGAATACGCGGACTCGCCGGGGCTGTTCCTTCGCACGTCGAAAGTCCCCTGGTGGGACGCGTCCGGCGACATCCTGGGGCTCGTCGGGATTACCCAGGACGTCACCGAGTACCGCGAGCAGAAAGAACGGCTCCGCCGCCAGAACAGACGCCTCCGGAAGGTCGCGCTGATGACGGCCCACGAACTCCGCAACGAACTCCAGATCGCGACCGGCCACCTCTCGCAGATCGACAGCGACAGCGAGCACCTCGCGGCCGCGAGCACGTCGGTCGAACACGTTGCGGGGATCGTGGACAAGATCGTCTCGCTGGCAACGCGGAACGAACGCGAGCACGAAACCGACACGCTGTGGCTATCTGCACTGGTTCGTGACGTCTGGGAGACAGTCTCGACACCCGAATCGACGCTCTCGATCGAGTCGGACCGACGGCTGGTCGGCGACCGTGACGCGACGCAGCTCCTCCTGGAGCTTTTGGTTGACAACGCCGTCGTCCACGCCGGTCCCGGGGTAACCGTCGACGTCGGGGAAACCGAATCGGGCTTTTTTGTCGCCGACGACGGACCCGGGATCGACTTCGACCCCCCGCGGCAGGTACTGCAGGCAGCGGTCACGTCCGCCGACGGCGAGAGCGGCTTCGGGCTGTATATCGCCCAACAGATCGCCGACGAACAGGGGTGGCGGATAGCGGTCTCCGATAGCGAAACGGGTGGCGCCCGGATCGACGTCGTCGGGGTCGAACGCCCCTGA
- a CDS encoding uracil-DNA glycosylase yields the protein MPDAPFPDDQHPLAEDCQHCPALVEARERISWGTGPLEADAVVVGEAPAAGNPDAEQWRGGNLTGMAYTSRHSGRKIRTLLAEAGIESVYYTNAVKCHPPENRDPTDEELANCRPYLLREIEAVEPAAVLPTGKHATRTVLALDDRSLDGFVDTVLEPTRSDALGVRVVPLLHPSYQDVWLSRLGYSRDEYVAEIATVVEA from the coding sequence GTGCCAGATGCCCCGTTTCCGGACGATCAGCACCCACTCGCCGAGGACTGCCAGCACTGCCCCGCACTCGTCGAGGCGCGTGAGCGGATCTCCTGGGGGACCGGTCCGCTAGAGGCCGACGCGGTTGTCGTCGGCGAAGCGCCGGCAGCCGGCAATCCGGACGCCGAGCAATGGCGGGGCGGGAACCTGACCGGGATGGCGTATACGTCCCGCCACTCCGGGCGGAAGATCCGGACGTTGCTGGCCGAGGCAGGTATCGAGTCGGTCTACTACACGAACGCGGTCAAGTGCCACCCGCCCGAAAACCGCGATCCGACCGACGAGGAACTGGCGAACTGCCGACCGTATCTCCTCCGGGAGATCGAGGCCGTCGAGCCGGCGGCGGTCCTGCCGACGGGCAAACACGCCACACGGACGGTACTGGCACTCGACGACCGGTCGCTGGACGGGTTCGTCGATACGGTGCTGGAGCCGACGAGAAGCGACGCGCTCGGGGTTCGGGTCGTCCCGCTGTTGCACCCGAGCTATCAGGACGTGTGGCTGTCGCGGCTAGGCTACAGTCGCGACGAGTACGTGGCAGAAATCGCTACGGTAGTCGAGGCGTGA
- a CDS encoding cupin domain-containing protein gives MADREKLLDLAGSSFEIEDLLDYQPGAVVSQTLVDEEAVTVTVFAFDEGERLSEHTAPHDAFLQVVDGTALVTVSGTEHEVAAGESIVLPANEPHAVEAASQFKMFLTMLR, from the coding sequence ATGGCCGACCGCGAGAAACTCCTCGATCTCGCCGGCTCGTCGTTCGAGATCGAGGACTTGCTCGACTATCAGCCCGGTGCCGTCGTGAGTCAGACGCTCGTCGACGAGGAGGCCGTCACGGTCACCGTCTTCGCCTTCGACGAGGGCGAGCGCCTCAGCGAGCACACGGCCCCGCACGACGCTTTCTTGCAGGTCGTCGACGGGACAGCTCTCGTCACCGTCTCCGGGACCGAACACGAGGTCGCAGCCGGCGAGTCGATCGTCCTCCCGGCGAACGAGCCCCACGCCGTCGAGGCCGCCTCGCAGTTCAAGATGTTTCTGACGATGCTCCGGTGA
- a CDS encoding Hsp20/alpha crystallin family protein translates to MRRDDRDDPFDDFFRELERMMNEMTGGDFDMHVERHGDGESHGRDIHLDIYEADDEVRVVADVPGVEKDAIGLKCDGEELTIDAAGPEREYFERVQLPVSVDEHSASATYNNGILEVTFQRRDDSADIDLS, encoded by the coding sequence ATGCGACGAGACGACCGCGACGACCCCTTCGACGATTTCTTCCGTGAACTGGAACGAATGATGAACGAGATGACCGGCGGTGACTTCGACATGCACGTCGAGCGCCACGGCGACGGCGAGAGCCACGGCCGCGACATCCATCTGGACATCTACGAGGCCGACGACGAGGTCCGGGTCGTCGCTGACGTACCCGGCGTCGAGAAGGACGCCATCGGCCTGAAGTGCGACGGCGAGGAACTGACGATCGACGCAGCCGGCCCCGAACGTGAGTACTTCGAGCGCGTCCAGCTCCCGGTCAGCGTCGACGAGCATTCGGCCAGCGCGACCTACAACAACGGGATTCTGGAAGTGACTTTCCAGCGGCGAGACGACTCCGCTGATATCGACCTGTCCTGA
- the gap gene encoding type I glyceraldehyde-3-phosphate dehydrogenase, giving the protein MSASDTVRIGINGFGRIGRCTFRAALNNDDVEIVGINDVMDFDQMEYLAKYDTTLGNLPYDLERDGDTMRVDGEDISLYNIQSPEELPWDDLDVDVAVESTGIFRTKDEASAHLDAGADKALISAPPKGDKPVPQFVYGVNHDEYDGEDVVSGASCTTNSVSPPMYVLLEEFGVNAAEMTTIHAYTGSQNIVDGPKSKTRRGRAAAENIVPTTTGASTATTDILPDLKGKFEAMAIRVPTPSGSITEIVADLEGNPSAEEINAAMEEYANGELEGSMGAIDDEIVSRDILGWEYGSAVDLEQTSTVEGGDLAKVFAWYDNEMGYTAQMMRLAEYIA; this is encoded by the coding sequence ATGAGTGCAAGCGACACGGTCAGGATCGGGATCAACGGTTTCGGCCGAATCGGACGATGTACGTTCCGCGCCGCGCTAAACAACGACGACGTCGAGATCGTCGGGATCAACGACGTGATGGACTTCGACCAGATGGAATACCTAGCGAAGTACGACACCACGCTGGGTAACCTCCCCTACGACCTCGAGCGCGACGGGGACACGATGCGCGTCGACGGTGAAGACATCTCGCTGTATAACATCCAGAGTCCCGAGGAACTGCCGTGGGACGACCTGGACGTCGACGTCGCCGTCGAGTCGACCGGGATCTTCCGGACGAAAGACGAGGCCTCGGCGCACCTCGACGCCGGTGCCGACAAGGCGCTGATCTCCGCGCCGCCGAAGGGCGACAAGCCGGTGCCGCAGTTCGTCTACGGCGTCAACCACGACGAGTACGACGGCGAGGACGTCGTCTCCGGCGCGTCCTGTACGACCAACAGCGTTTCGCCGCCGATGTACGTCCTGCTCGAGGAGTTCGGCGTCAACGCCGCCGAGATGACGACCATCCACGCCTACACGGGCTCGCAGAACATCGTGGACGGCCCCAAGAGCAAGACCCGCCGCGGTCGCGCCGCCGCCGAGAACATCGTCCCGACGACGACCGGCGCGTCGACGGCGACGACCGACATCCTGCCCGACCTGAAAGGCAAGTTCGAGGCCATGGCGATCCGCGTCCCGACCCCCAGCGGGTCGATCACCGAGATTGTCGCCGATCTGGAGGGCAACCCCAGCGCCGAGGAGATCAACGCCGCCATGGAGGAGTACGCCAACGGCGAACTCGAAGGCTCGATGGGCGCCATCGACGACGAGATCGTCTCCCGTGACATCCTCGGCTGGGAGTACGGCTCCGCGGTCGACCTCGAGCAGACCAGCACGGTCGAGGGCGGCGACCTCGCGAAGGTCTTCGCCTGGTACGACAACGAGATGGGCTACACGGCCCAGATGATGCGCCTCGCCGAGTACATCGCGTAA
- a CDS encoding phosphoglycerate kinase, with product MPEYNTLDDLEPGQRVLVRVDLNSPVEDGVVQDNNRFDRYSETVAALADDDHKVVLMAHQGRPGRDDFVSLDQHAEILEEHVGKPIKFVDDIYGDDAIEAIEALEAGEILLLENTRMADDELPEKPAEEHAESDFVQTLAPLFDAFVNDAYSAAHRAHASTVGFAVELPTYAGLVMDKEYQYNTSVAEKEFDGQVTMLCGGNKSEDVISVVNNLEEKVDTFLVGGLPGELFLRAEGYPVGMDVGDMDLLDDQWEETRDTLEDLVENRRDDFELPVDFAYEDDDGERAEISLEDIDEKETGYLDIGHETIEAYEPIIRESEAVFVKGAVGVFEDERFADGTVELIEAIGETDCFSVVGGGDTARTLSLYGLDEDNYDHVSIAGGAYLNALTGQELVVVDVLKKYA from the coding sequence ATGCCCGAATACAACACGCTCGACGACCTCGAGCCCGGTCAGCGCGTCCTCGTCAGGGTCGACCTCAACTCCCCCGTCGAGGACGGCGTCGTACAGGACAACAACCGATTCGACCGCTACTCCGAGACCGTCGCCGCACTCGCAGACGACGACCACAAGGTCGTGCTGATGGCCCATCAGGGCCGGCCCGGTCGCGACGACTTCGTCTCGCTGGACCAGCACGCCGAGATCCTCGAAGAGCACGTCGGCAAGCCGATCAAGTTCGTCGACGACATCTACGGTGACGACGCCATCGAGGCCATCGAAGCCCTCGAAGCTGGCGAGATCCTCCTGCTGGAGAACACCCGGATGGCCGACGACGAACTGCCCGAAAAGCCCGCCGAAGAGCACGCCGAGAGCGACTTCGTCCAGACGCTCGCCCCGCTCTTCGACGCCTTCGTCAACGACGCCTACTCGGCGGCCCACCGCGCCCACGCTTCGACGGTCGGCTTCGCCGTCGAACTGCCGACCTACGCCGGCCTCGTGATGGACAAGGAGTACCAGTACAACACGAGCGTCGCCGAGAAGGAGTTCGACGGCCAGGTGACGATGCTCTGCGGCGGCAACAAGTCTGAGGACGTCATCAGCGTCGTCAACAACCTCGAGGAGAAGGTCGACACCTTCCTCGTCGGCGGGCTGCCCGGGGAACTGTTCCTCCGCGCGGAGGGCTATCCCGTCGGGATGGACGTCGGCGACATGGACCTGCTAGACGACCAGTGGGAGGAGACCAGAGACACTCTCGAAGACCTCGTCGAGAACCGCCGCGACGACTTCGAACTGCCCGTCGACTTCGCCTACGAGGACGACGACGGCGAGCGCGCCGAGATCTCTCTCGAGGACATCGACGAGAAAGAGACCGGCTATCTCGACATCGGCCACGAGACGATCGAGGCCTACGAGCCGATCATCCGCGAGTCCGAGGCCGTCTTCGTGAAGGGCGCGGTCGGCGTCTTCGAGGACGAGCGCTTCGCCGACGGGACGGTCGAACTCATCGAGGCCATCGGCGAGACCGACTGCTTCTCGGTCGTCGGCGGCGGTGACACCGCCCGCACGCTGTCGCTGTACGGTCTCGACGAGGACAACTACGATCACGTCTCCATCGCCGGCGGCGCGTATCTGAACGCCCTGACCGGTCAGGAACTGGTCGTCGTCGACGTGCTGAAGAAGTACGCCTGA
- the folP gene encoding dihydropteroate synthase, translating to MDFHEAANFCLELRRFPPRRETDATEALLAELGDPHEDLQAVQIAGSNGKGSTARMLESTLREAGLTVGLYTSPHLEDVRERITVDGRKVPRAALVEFVERIEPYVTERAAEGEAPTFFETMTVLALWQFARADVDVAVLEVGIGGRYDATSVVDPVASAVTSVSLEHTDLLGETVEEIARDKAHVAPADAPIVTGATGAAREAIREVAGEVVTVDENAADTTVAYHGIEGTDGRVELDGDGFHLETRLPLPGAHQARNAGVAATLARQVAGVDETTLATGLRNAHWPGRFEVMGREPLVVLDGAHNPGGCERVTETLGEFEYDDLHLVVGAMVGKDHQGIAAALPEPEHVVACQADVDRADDETVIAAAFESEYPEATVETRSDVAGALDIALDAAAEGDAVLVSGSLYAVREARTRWTRATIEKRIEDLGDARETLAGAHVTDAGVWRMRGKGVHRAVKTRVQPRQAQYLKEELLSLGGECAISGLNNQDEEPLDVVMMATMAQFKRLVGKLDGQPYGLSPLADRLREHLGIGVEPDRRGYPWEDGTAIMGILNVTPDSFHDGGEYDAVEDAVARAETMVDNGVDIVDVGGESTRPGADPVPVEEEIDRVVPVIERIAELDVAVSIDTRKAAVAEAALEAGADVLNDVSGLEDPEMRHLAAERDVPVVVMHSIDTPVDPDREIEYDDVVEDAIDQLKERVLLAEKAGLDRAQILVDPGIGFGKTPAEDFELLGRIGEFKALGCPVLVGHSHKSMFGHVGLEADERTAATVAGTALSTERGADVIRVHDVEENVAARDVVAAADDPESFGGE from the coding sequence ATGGACTTCCACGAGGCGGCGAACTTCTGTCTGGAGTTGCGCCGGTTCCCGCCCCGGCGCGAGACCGACGCCACTGAGGCGTTGCTGGCGGAACTTGGCGACCCACATGAGGACCTGCAAGCGGTTCAGATCGCCGGATCGAACGGGAAGGGTTCGACGGCCCGGATGCTCGAATCCACGCTCCGCGAGGCCGGCCTGACCGTCGGACTGTACACCTCACCACATCTCGAGGACGTGCGCGAGCGGATCACCGTCGACGGCCGCAAGGTCCCCAGAGCCGCGCTCGTCGAGTTCGTCGAGCGGATCGAGCCGTACGTGACCGAACGAGCGGCGGAGGGGGAAGCGCCGACGTTCTTCGAGACGATGACCGTGCTGGCGCTGTGGCAGTTCGCCCGCGCCGACGTCGACGTCGCGGTACTCGAGGTGGGGATCGGCGGTCGCTACGACGCCACAAGCGTCGTCGATCCGGTCGCCAGCGCCGTCACCAGCGTCAGCCTCGAACACACGGACCTGCTTGGCGAGACTGTCGAGGAGATCGCCCGCGACAAGGCACACGTCGCACCCGCGGACGCGCCGATCGTGACCGGTGCGACAGGGGCCGCCCGCGAAGCGATCCGTGAGGTTGCCGGCGAGGTCGTGACCGTCGACGAGAACGCGGCGGACACGACGGTCGCGTACCACGGTATCGAGGGGACGGACGGCCGGGTCGAACTCGACGGCGACGGTTTTCACCTCGAGACGCGGCTACCGCTGCCGGGCGCACATCAAGCCCGCAACGCGGGCGTCGCCGCGACGCTGGCCCGGCAGGTCGCTGGCGTCGACGAGACGACGCTGGCGACGGGGCTGCGAAACGCCCACTGGCCCGGCCGGTTCGAAGTGATGGGCCGGGAACCGCTGGTCGTCCTCGACGGCGCGCACAACCCCGGCGGCTGCGAGCGGGTCACCGAGACGCTCGGGGAGTTCGAGTACGACGACCTGCATCTCGTCGTGGGTGCGATGGTCGGGAAGGACCACCAGGGGATCGCCGCCGCGCTGCCCGAACCCGAACACGTCGTGGCCTGTCAGGCGGACGTCGACAGGGCCGACGACGAGACGGTCATCGCCGCCGCCTTCGAGAGCGAGTATCCCGAGGCGACCGTCGAGACGCGTTCGGACGTGGCGGGCGCGCTGGACATCGCGCTCGACGCCGCGGCGGAGGGCGACGCCGTGCTCGTCTCGGGATCGCTGTACGCCGTGCGGGAGGCGCGCACGCGCTGGACGCGAGCGACGATCGAAAAGCGCATCGAGGACCTCGGCGACGCCCGCGAGACGCTCGCGGGCGCACACGTGACCGACGCCGGCGTCTGGCGGATGCGCGGGAAGGGCGTCCACCGCGCCGTCAAGACGCGCGTCCAGCCCCGACAGGCCCAGTATCTCAAGGAGGAACTGCTCTCGCTGGGCGGGGAGTGTGCGATATCGGGGCTGAACAATCAGGACGAGGAACCGCTTGACGTGGTCATGATGGCGACGATGGCCCAGTTCAAGCGCCTGGTCGGGAAACTCGACGGCCAGCCGTACGGCCTCTCGCCGCTTGCGGATCGGCTGCGCGAACACCTCGGGATCGGCGTCGAACCCGACCGGCGGGGCTACCCCTGGGAGGACGGGACCGCGATCATGGGCATTCTGAACGTCACGCCGGACTCGTTTCACGACGGCGGGGAGTACGACGCCGTCGAGGACGCCGTCGCCAGAGCCGAAACGATGGTCGACAACGGCGTCGACATCGTCGACGTCGGCGGGGAGTCGACCCGACCCGGTGCGGATCCGGTCCCGGTCGAGGAGGAGATCGACCGCGTCGTCCCGGTAATCGAGCGGATCGCCGAACTGGACGTGGCCGTCTCGATCGACACGCGCAAGGCCGCAGTCGCAGAGGCCGCACTGGAGGCGGGCGCGGACGTCCTCAACGACGTCTCGGGGCTGGAAGACCCCGAGATGCGCCATCTCGCCGCCGAGCGCGACGTGCCGGTGGTCGTGATGCACAGCATCGACACGCCGGTCGATCCCGACCGGGAAATCGAGTACGACGACGTCGTCGAAGACGCCATCGACCAGCTGAAAGAGCGCGTCCTGCTTGCCGAGAAGGCCGGACTGGACCGAGCACAGATCCTCGTCGATCCCGGGATCGGGTTCGGGAAGACCCCCGCCGAGGACTTCGAGTTGCTGGGCCGGATCGGGGAGTTCAAAGCGCTGGGCTGTCCGGTGCTGGTCGGACACTCTCACAAATCGATGTTCGGACACGTCGGGCTCGAGGCCGACGAGCGGACGGCCGCGACGGTCGCAGGGACGGCGCTTTCGACCGAGCGCGGCGCGGACGTGATCCGCGTCCACGACGTCGAGGAGAACGTCGCCGCCCGGGACGTGGTAGCCGCCGCCGACGACCCCGAGTCGTTCGGCGGAGAGTGA
- a CDS encoding NAD-dependent deacylase translates to MDDRIESLAVAIADAETVVALTGAGVSTASGIPSFRGDGGIWEQFDQRDFHYRRFEADPEGFWRDRLDLRETFYGGEEVEPNAAHRALADLEGDGHLDAVITQNVDGLHRAAGSGAVIELHGTNREVECVECGRRIPAESAFDRAEDGELPPQCEECGGVLKPAVVLFGEPMPDEPTIRAHKLAGRSDLFLAIGTSLQVQPAAGLPARAQRAGATLAVVNLEATPISGRAEYDLRMDVTEALPALVAAIA, encoded by the coding sequence ATGGACGACCGGATCGAGTCGCTGGCGGTTGCTATCGCCGACGCGGAGACAGTCGTCGCGCTGACCGGCGCGGGCGTCTCGACCGCCTCCGGGATCCCGTCCTTTCGCGGCGACGGCGGGATCTGGGAACAGTTCGACCAGCGCGACTTCCACTACCGGCGATTCGAGGCCGATCCCGAGGGGTTCTGGCGCGACCGGCTCGACCTCCGGGAGACCTTCTACGGGGGCGAGGAGGTCGAGCCGAACGCTGCCCATCGCGCGCTGGCCGACCTCGAGGGAGACGGCCATCTCGACGCCGTCATCACCCAGAACGTCGACGGGCTGCACCGGGCCGCCGGCTCCGGGGCCGTGATCGAACTCCACGGGACGAACCGAGAGGTCGAATGCGTCGAGTGTGGCCGCCGAATCCCGGCCGAATCGGCGTTCGACCGCGCCGAAGACGGAGAGCTGCCGCCCCAGTGTGAGGAGTGTGGCGGCGTGCTGAAGCCGGCGGTCGTGCTGTTCGGCGAGCCGATGCCCGACGAGCCGACGATCCGGGCCCACAAACTGGCCGGGCGAAGCGACCTCTTTCTGGCGATCGGCACCTCGCTGCAGGTCCAGCCCGCGGCCGGGTTGCCCGCACGCGCCCAGCGCGCAGGTGCGACGCTCGCGGTCGTCAACCTCGAGGCGACGCCGATCAGCGGTCGGGCCGAGTATGACCTCCGGATGGACGTGACCGAAGCGCTGCCGGCGCTGGTCGCGGCGATTGCGTGA